One window of the Polyangiaceae bacterium genome contains the following:
- a CDS encoding alpha/beta fold hydrolase — protein sequence MILHGQVVEQAVDLGLPARHFVKQLVMTQSKAPLAMVRKRASTRPPPVGDEQLEVDALAMPSRAAVLLVHGYSQNRYAWHLPSRSLVNYLASAGYDVFNIDLRGHGRSDHLGAGLPERVDQFVQEDLPAALDSIHRLTSFDRVFLIGHSLGGLCAYGVAAERPQQVAGVVSIGSPYRFTAGTKLLAGLSEAFLLLDRTLGMPNIPVPARLYGRFVRVSQRVVNSRLYPVPLRGFRRGSMEPEVLRQHMALAMDQGSIETMRTLFTWAAESRASRSTTLFGLERAFEELDLPLLVIAGSHDDLAPPASVRPGYERSTSTDKTYRELPFGHIDLLVGRDAPRLTWPLLERWLDRRSARANREETTAA from the coding sequence GTGATCCTCCATGGCCAAGTGGTCGAGCAGGCCGTCGACCTGGGGCTCCCAGCGCGCCACTTCGTCAAGCAGTTGGTGATGACCCAGAGCAAGGCACCGCTGGCCATGGTGCGCAAACGCGCTTCGACCCGTCCGCCGCCGGTTGGTGACGAGCAACTCGAGGTCGATGCCCTGGCGATGCCGAGTCGGGCGGCCGTGCTGCTGGTCCATGGCTACAGTCAGAACCGCTACGCCTGGCACCTGCCGTCGCGCAGTCTGGTGAATTACCTCGCCTCCGCCGGCTACGACGTGTTCAACATCGACCTGCGCGGCCACGGCCGCAGTGACCACCTGGGCGCGGGGCTACCGGAACGCGTGGACCAGTTCGTTCAGGAAGACCTACCGGCGGCCCTCGACTCGATTCACCGGCTCACCAGCTTCGACCGGGTTTTCCTGATTGGTCACTCCCTCGGCGGACTGTGCGCGTACGGCGTTGCCGCCGAGCGCCCACAACAGGTCGCGGGAGTCGTCAGCATTGGCTCTCCCTACCGATTCACCGCGGGGACCAAGCTCCTCGCGGGCCTGAGCGAAGCCTTTTTGCTGCTGGATCGCACGTTGGGCATGCCCAATATTCCGGTCCCAGCGCGGCTATACGGGCGCTTCGTCCGGGTGAGCCAACGCGTCGTGAACAGCCGCCTCTACCCCGTCCCTCTACGGGGTTTCCGCAGGGGATCGATGGAGCCGGAAGTGCTGCGTCAGCACATGGCACTCGCCATGGATCAGGGCAGCATCGAGACCATGCGCACGCTCTTCACCTGGGCCGCCGAGTCTCGAGCCAGTCGGAGCACGACGCTCTTTGGCCTCGAGCGCGCCTTCGAGGAGCTGGATCTCCCACTGCTGGTGATCGCCGGAAGTCATGATGATCTCGCGCCCCCGGCGTCTGTGCGCCCAGGGTACGAGCGGTCGACATCGACAGACAAAACCTACCGCGAACTCCCGTTCGGCCACATCGACCTGCTCGTCGGCAGGGACGCGCCTAGGTTGACGTGGCCGCTGCTCGAGCGCTGGCTGGACCGCCGGAGCGCTCGAGCAAACCGTGAGGAAACGACCGCCGCCTGA